CCGCAGCACCCGCGTCGAGACGATGGTCGCGATCGAATTTGCTGCGTCGTGCAGGCCGTTCAGAAAGTCGAAGAACAGCGCGACGCCGATGAGCGCGACGAGCAGCGGAAAGGCCAGCGTGGCATCCATCAGACGTTCTCGATCACGATGCCGCTGATTTCATTGGCGACGTCCTCGAAGCGATCGACGACCTTTTCCAGCTCGCCATAAATCTCGCTGCCGATGATATAGGCCATCGGGTTGGACTGACCGTGGCGCTTGAAGAGATCCTTCAGGCCTTCGTCGTGCAGCTCGTCAGAGCGGCCCTCGACACGGGTGATCTCTTCGGCGATGGCGCTCAGACGCTGGGCGTTCGGACCCATGCGATCGAGCAGCGGAATGGCCTCCGCGATCAGGCGCGCGGCATCGACGACGAGAACGCCCATTTCGCGCATGCCGGGATCAAACGTCTTCTGTTCGAACAGGCGGATAGTCTTGACCGTCTTGTGCATCATGTCGATGGCGTCATCCATCGACTGGATCAGATCCTTGATGTCGCCACGGTCAAACGGGGTGATGAAGCTGCGGCGAACGGCCAGCATCACCTCGCGGGTGATGTTATCGGCCTGGTCTTCCAGCGCGACGATGCGGTTGCAGTTGGCATCGTGATCGCCCTCGCCTGCGAGCAGCGCCTTCAAGGCATCGGCTGCGCCGACCACCGTGCGCGAATGCGCCTCGAAAAGCTCGAAGAACTTGTCTTCGCGCGGCATCAGCTTACGGAACCAGCCCAGCATTATCCAACCTATCTGTGTTTTCCAGCGTCACGGAACAGTCATAAAACTGTCATAAATCTGGCAGCCCTCATAGAGAAGGCAAGGCAAGAAGGAAAGCTTTTGCGGAATTTCTTGGCCGGTTACCCACCGATCAGGGTAAACCAGCCGTCTTCATCCGTTGTTTCGACGCCTAATTCGCGAGCTTTTTCGAGCTTGGAGCCAGCGCCGGGACCGGCCACCAGCAGGTCCGTCTTCTTCGAAACCGAGCCTGCGACCTTGGCGCCGAGCCTTTCGGCCATCGCCTTTGCCTCGTCGCGGGTCATCTTTTCCAGCGAGCCGGTAAACACGACAGTCTTTCCCGCGACGGGACTGGAACTCGCGACCGGGGCTTCTGCATCGATGGGTGTCACCTCGCTCAAAAGCCGCGAGACGACGTCCATATTGCGCTCTTCCTTGAAGAACTCGACGATGGCACGGGCGACGACTTCTCCGATGCCGTCAATCGTATTGAGGTCGCTCCAGGCTTCGGACGTCAGATCGCCGGCCGCAACCATCGCTTCGGCGAAGGCGGCGTAGCTGCTATAGGAGCGCGCCAAAAGCTTCGCCGTCGTTTCGCCGACATGGCGGATGCCGAGCGCATAGATCAGACGATGCAGAGCGACCGCGCGGCGATCGTTGATCGCGTCGAAGAGTTTTCGCACGCTGACCTTGCCGAAGCCGTCGATGTTTTCCAGCTTGGTCAGCGTCGAGGCCTCCTGCCGGCGCTGCAAAGTGAAGATATCGGGCGCCGTCTTGATCGACAGCGACGGGTCTTCCGCCTCGAAGAAGAAATCGATCTGCTTGGAGCCCAATCCCTCGATATCGAAGGCATTGCGGGAGACGAAGTGCTTCAGGTGCTCGACGGCCTGTGCCCGGCAGACGAAACCGCCGGTGCAGCGGGTGACAGAATCGAGCTTGCCGGTCTTCTCGTTGCGCTCGCGCACCGCATGGCTGCCGCAGACCGGGCAGACCCTCGGGAACTCGTAGCGCACCGCATTAGCGGGGCGTTTTTCCATGACCACATCAAGAACCTGCGGAATGACGTCGCCCGCGCGCTGAACGATCACGGTATCCCCGATGCGGATATCATGGTCCAACTCGCGGATGCGTTCGCCGCTGTTGCCGATGCCCTCGATATAATCGGCATTGTGCAGCGTTGCATTGGTGACGACGACGCCGCCGACAGTGACGGGCGTCAGGCGGGCAACGGGCGTCAGTGCGCCGGTGCGACCGACCTGGATGTCGATGTTCTCGACCGTGGTGAAAGCCTGCTCGGCCGGGAACTTGTGGGCTGTCGCCCAACGCGGCGAGCGCGAGCGGAAGCCGAGGCGCTGCTGCAGGTCGAGCTGGTCGACCTTGTAGACGACGCCGTCGATATCGTAGTCGAGATCCTGGCGCTTCAGGCCGATCTCGTTGTAATGCTCAATGATCGCTTCGACGGAGGAAAGCCGCTTCATCAGCGGGTTGACCGGGAAGCCCCAGCTTTTGAAGACCTCTACCATGCCGAGCTGCGTGTCGGCCGGCATTTCTGAAATTTCACCCCAGGCATAGGCGAAGAATTTCAGCTTGCGGCTGGCTGTGATCGTGGGATCGAGCTGGCGCAGCGACCCGGCGGCCGTGTTGCGCGGATTGACATAGGTCTGCTTGCCTTCGGCTTCCATCTGGGCGTTCAGCGCCAAAAAGTCGCTTTTCGCCATATAGACTTCGCCGCGCACTTCGACGATGGCGGGTACGCTGGTCGGAAGCGTCTGCGGGATCTCCTTGATGGTGCGAATGTTGGCAGTGACATTCTCGCCGGCCGTGCCGTCGCCGCGGGTGGCAGCGCTGACGAGCTTGCCGTTTTCGTACCGCAGCGACATGGAGAGACCGTCGATCTTCGGCTCGGCGGTAAAGGCGATCGAATTGTCCGGCAAGCGACCGAGGAAGCGATAGACGCTGTTGATAAAGTCGCGCACGTCTTCATCCGAAAAGACGTTGTCGAGCGAGAGCATCGGTCGGGCATGGACAATCTGCTGAAAGATGCCTGAGGGTGCCGCGCCGACCTTCCTTGATGGGCTGTCGGCGCGCACGAGTTCCGGGAAGCGCGCCTCGATCTCCTCGTTGCGGCGCTTCAGCGCGTCGTAGTCTGCATCCGATATCTCCGGCGCGTCCTTGCCGTGGTAAAGCGCGTCGTGATCGGCAAGCTCGCCCGCCAGCCGATCAAGCTCGGCAGCGGCGTCTTCCAGGGTGAGATTTTCAACGGCGACGGATGCGGTCGACATGACAGTAACTCCTCGAATGCGGGGAACGTTTTAGAGCAAATCGGCGCGATGGGAAGAGGTTTGGACCGCAGTGACCGCGGATCAATCACAGGCAGGCTATTCCGTGCTATCGAATAAACCGCATCTTATCAAAAGCAAATGACTCGGTTGGACATTCCGGCTAAAACGATCAGATCATGCGCAATACGGACGTCGAAATGAACGATACCGACAGAGACGTCCAACTCATAGGCCGGATGGCCGATGTGCCGACGATTCTTGAAGTGGTCTGCCGAACCACCGGCATGGGTTTCGCGGCCGTCGCGCGTGTGACCGATAAAAAGTGGGTCGCGTGCTCGGTTCTCGACAATATCCACTTTGGTCTCAAGCCCGGTGGCGAACTTCAACTCGAATCGACCATCTGTCACGAAATCCGCCAGAGCCACCAGCTCGTCGTCATCGACCACGTCGATGAAGATCCGCATTTTCGAACCCATCACACGCCCCTGACCTACGGCTTCCAGAGCTACATCTCGGTGCCAATCATCCGGCGTGACGGGACGTTCTTCGGAACGTTGTGCGCAATCGATCCGGCCCCTGCCAAGGTGCAGAATCCCGAGACGATCGGCATGTTTACGCTTTTTGCCAAACTCATTGCCAGCAATCTGGACAGCAATCAGGATCTTGTCGAGGCGCGGGCTCATCTCGCCGAAGAGCGGGAGCTTTCCGAGGTGCGCGAGCAGTTCATCGCCGTTCTGGGTCATGACCTTCGCAATCCGCTGGCCGCGCTGATGGCGGGTATCCGCCGCCTGTCGCGCGTCGGTGTTGGCGACGGCGGGCAGGACGTGCTTGCCGCTATGCAGTCGAGCGCCGTCCGAATGCGCGACCTCGTGGACAATGTGATGGACTTTGCGCGCGCCCGCCTGGGTGATGGTCTCAAGCTCGAAACGGCTGCGAAAGCCCCTCTTCGACCGGTTCTGGAGCATATTGTTGACGAGATCCGCACGATCTACCCACAGCGCGAGATCAAGACCGACTTCCAGCTCGATCAGGATGTGCACTGCGACCACCCGCGGATATCGCAACTGCTTTCCAATCTGCTCGGCAACGCCGTAACCCACGGCGATCCGGCTATCCCGATCGAGGTTGGTGGAAAAACCACCGGTAGCGAACTTCAGTTGTGGGTCACGAATGGTGGCGCGCCCATCTCGAAAAAGGCCATGGAAACGCTGTTTCGTCCCTTCTTCCGCGGAGAGGTTCGTGGCAGCCAGCAAGGCCTGGGTCTCGGGCTCTTCATCGCCAGCGAGATCGCCCGCGTTCACGACGGAAGAATATCAGTGATTTCCACCCCGGATGAGACCCGGTTTACGTTCACGATGCCGCTATAGAGCGCTGCCTACCCGTTTCCCGCTAACAATCGTGCCGCCGCAGCCCTCGCCTCTTCCGTAACTGATGCGCCGGCGAGCATGCGAGCGATTTCCTCGGTACGGGCCTTGTTGTCCATGCGGGCGACGCGGGTGGCGATGGTCTCGGCCTTTTCGGTCGAAGGACCTTTCGAGATCAGCAGATGGGTTGCTGCGCGGGCAGCGACCTGTGGCGCATGGGTTACGGACAGTACCTGAACCTTGTCCGACAGACGCTTCAACCGCTGGCCGATCGCATCGGCCACTGCACCACCGACGCCCGTGTCGATTTCGTCGAAGACGAGGGTCGGTGCCGAGCCGCGATCAGCAAGCGCGACCTTCAGCGCCAGCAGGAAGCGCGAAAGTTCGCCGCCGGATGCCACCTTCATGATCGGACCCGGGCGGGTGCCGGGATTGGTCTGGACGTGGAATTCAACGATGTCGATACCTTCGGCGGCAGCGTTCTGCGGATCGCTCGAAACCTCGACCATGAAGCGCGCGCGTTCCAGTTTCAACGCCGGCAATTCCGCCATGACGGCCCCGGAAAGAGCCGTTGCGGTATTCTGGCGTTTCTCTGAAAGCAGGATAGCCGCTGAATCGTAAGTAGACTTGGTCAGCGTCAGCTGGCCTTGCAGCTGCTTCAGCTTCTCCTCGCCGGCATCGAGATCAGCAAGGTCGGAGATCATCTTCACGGCGAGTGCCGGCAGGCCGGTGACCGGAACAGAATATTTGCGGGCGGCGGCGCGTAACGCAAACAGGCGCTCCTCGACACGCTCCAGTTCCTTCGGGTCATATTCCGTCTTGCGCAAGGCTGCCTCGACCGCCATCTGAGCATCCGACAGATGGTTGAGAGCGGTGTCGAGAAAGGTGACGGTCTCTTCCAGAAGCCCCGGCGCCTCATGGCTCTTGCGCTCCAGCCGGCGCACGAGCGAGGCGATCAGCGGCACGGGCGACCCATTGCCGTTGAGGAATTCGCTGGCCTCGTTGATGTCAACGGCAATGCGCTCGGCCTTCATCATGCGCGAGCGACGTTCGGCAAGTTCTTCTTCCTCGCCGTCCTGTGGCGACAAGGTTTCGAGTTCTTCAACTGACGAACGCAAATAGTCGGCCTCCCGCGCGGCAGCCTCGACCTTTTCGCGATGCTTACGCAGGGTGCGCTCGGCATCTTTCCAGACGCGGTAAAGCTCCGAGACGCCGATCGCCTCGTCCGCAAGACCGCCGAAGGCATCGAGAAGCGTGCGATGCGCGTGAGTATCGACAAGGGCACGGTCATCGTGCTGGCCGTGAATTTCGACGAGCAGTTGGCCGGCCTGCCGCATCAGCTGCACGGACACGGGCTGATCGTTGACATAGGCCTTGGTGCGCCCGTCAGCATTCTGCACCCGGCGGAAGATCAGGTCGCCGTCGTCGTCGATGCCGTTTTCGCGAACGAGAAGGCGGGCGGGATGGTTGCCGACGACGTCGAAGACCGCGGTCACCTGCCCCTTGTCGCTGCCGTGGCGCACCAGAGACCCGTCACCACGGCCGCCGAGCGCCAAAGACAGACTGTCGAGAAGGATGGATTTGCCCGCGCCGGTTTCACCGGTCAGCACTGAAAGGCCGGTCTCGAAGGAAAGATCAAGCCGTTCGATCAGGACGATATCGCGGATCGAGAGCTGTGAAAGCATCCGGTTTCGATTCTCCCAGGGTCGGGTCCGTCAAGCGGCCCGCTTGGAAACAGAGCCATCTGCGGCCCGCAAACTGCCGTAGCCGAGGCCGATTCGCAACATGGTAGCAGTCTGCTGAACCTTAAACGCCAAGCAGCCGTTTGCCAGCGCGCGAAATCCACGAGCCATTGTTTTCGCGCGGCTCAAGCCCACCGGACTGCAGAAGCTTGTAGCTGTCGGCATACCACTGGCTATCCGGATAGTTATGACCAAGAACGGCGGCAGCCGTCTGCGCTTCGCTCACGACACCCATCGCGAAATACGTCTCGACGAGACGCGCCAGAGCTTCCTCAACCTGATTGGTCGTCGGATATTTCTCGACCACGTTGCGGAAGCGCGTCGCAGCGGCAAGATATTCCTTGCGCTCCAGATAATAACGGCCGACCTGCATCTCCTTGCCGGCAATCTGGTCCTTGGCGAAGCGAATCTTGGCCTGCGCATCCTCGACATATTCTGAATCAGGATAGTTATCGATGACCTTCTGCATCGCATCGATAGTATTCTGGGCAGGCTTCTGGTCCTGTGTTACCGAGGGGATCTGCTTGGAATAGGCAAGGCCGACGATGTACTGGGCGTAGGCGGCGTCTTCAGACTGCGGATAGAGATTGAGGTAACGCGTCGCTGCGTTGATCGCATCCTGGCTCTGGCCGTTGCGATAGGCAACGAAGGCCTTCATAACCAGAGCTTTACGGGCATACTCGGAAAACGGATGCTGCTGATCGATGGCGTCGAACTTGCGCGCTGCTTCGGTCGTCTTGCCGGCCTGGAGGTTGGCGAGACCCTGATTATAGAGCATCTCCGGCGGATCGGTCTCGGCTGTCAGCTTGGTAATGTCGATATCGGGATCGTTCTGGCACGACGTCAGCAAGAGGCCGGTTACCGATGCGGTAAGCGCGATATAGACAACGCGCACCATCTTCTTCATGTCAACCTGGCCTGCAAATACCATTAGAAAATCCCACTCACGCGCCGGTAAGGCAACCGCCGCCTATGAACCGCGTTTTAAATCAAGATGCAACACGCCCGCAACGTCATGATGAGCGAATAACGCAATTTTGTGGCAGCCATCTCGCGAAAAAGCCGGCCCAAAAGCCGGCTTTCAAGACTAAATCAACTCTGAGCATTCAATCCCATCGAAGACGCTCACTGCGCGCTGGCAGCAATCGCTTCGCGCACGGCAGGACGCTGACGCGACGGCGTGCTTTCGACAATCTCGTAGGCGCTCGGATCGCTCATCAGCGCCTTCAGCGCGTTCGCGTTCATCTTGTGACCACCACGATAGGAGCGGTAGCAGCCGAGGAACGGCATGCCGGCAAGTGCCAGGTCGCCAACGGCATCAAGCGTCTTGTGGCGCACGAACTCGTCCTTGGCGTAGCGCAGGCCTTCGACGTTGATAACCGTGTTGTCGTCGGAGATGACAACCGAGTTTTCAAGCGAAGAGCCCAGGCCACGACCTGCAGCCCACATCTTTTCGACATCCCGCATAAAACCGAAGGTGCGCGCACGCGAAAGTTCGCTCTTGAAGGTCGACGGGTTAATATCGCCCTTCCAGGACTGGCGACCGATCAGCGGGCAATCGAAATCGATATCCACTTCGAAGCGCATCCCTCCTTCGTAGGGCAGGAATTCCGACCAGGACGCACCCGATTCGATGCGGACCGGCTTCAGGATGCGGATATAGCGGCGCTTGGTGGCCAGGGCGCGAACGCCGGCCTGCTCGATCGCCTCGACGAAGGGAGCGGAGCTACCGTCCATGATCGGCATTTCGGCACCGTGAACTTCAATCAGCAGATTATCGAGGCCAAGCGAGTAGATCGCGGCCATGACATGCTCGATGGTGGCGATGAAGGTAGCAGGCGAAAAGCCGAGAACCGTGCAGAGATCAGTATTGCCGACCTGCGAAGACACGGCCTTATATTCGCTGACGACGGTTTCCCCGTTCATACGCTGGAAGACGATACCGCTATCGGCTTCGGCTGGATGGAAAGTGATGGAAACTTCACTGCCCGAATGTACGCCGGTACCC
This genomic stretch from Pararhizobium capsulatum DSM 1112 harbors:
- the recN gene encoding DNA repair protein RecN, whose product is MLSQLSIRDIVLIERLDLSFETGLSVLTGETGAGKSILLDSLSLALGGRGDGSLVRHGSDKGQVTAVFDVVGNHPARLLVRENGIDDDGDLIFRRVQNADGRTKAYVNDQPVSVQLMRQAGQLLVEIHGQHDDRALVDTHAHRTLLDAFGGLADEAIGVSELYRVWKDAERTLRKHREKVEAAAREADYLRSSVEELETLSPQDGEEEELAERRSRMMKAERIAVDINEASEFLNGNGSPVPLIASLVRRLERKSHEAPGLLEETVTFLDTALNHLSDAQMAVEAALRKTEYDPKELERVEERLFALRAAARKYSVPVTGLPALAVKMISDLADLDAGEEKLKQLQGQLTLTKSTYDSAAILLSEKRQNTATALSGAVMAELPALKLERARFMVEVSSDPQNAAAEGIDIVEFHVQTNPGTRPGPIMKVASGGELSRFLLALKVALADRGSAPTLVFDEIDTGVGGAVADAIGQRLKRLSDKVQVLSVTHAPQVAARAATHLLISKGPSTEKAETIATRVARMDNKARTEEIARMLAGASVTEEARAAAARLLAGNG
- the ligA gene encoding NAD-dependent DNA ligase LigA, which produces MSTASVAVENLTLEDAAAELDRLAGELADHDALYHGKDAPEISDADYDALKRRNEEIEARFPELVRADSPSRKVGAAPSGIFQQIVHARPMLSLDNVFSDEDVRDFINSVYRFLGRLPDNSIAFTAEPKIDGLSMSLRYENGKLVSAATRGDGTAGENVTANIRTIKEIPQTLPTSVPAIVEVRGEVYMAKSDFLALNAQMEAEGKQTYVNPRNTAAGSLRQLDPTITASRKLKFFAYAWGEISEMPADTQLGMVEVFKSWGFPVNPLMKRLSSVEAIIEHYNEIGLKRQDLDYDIDGVVYKVDQLDLQQRLGFRSRSPRWATAHKFPAEQAFTTVENIDIQVGRTGALTPVARLTPVTVGGVVVTNATLHNADYIEGIGNSGERIRELDHDIRIGDTVIVQRAGDVIPQVLDVVMEKRPANAVRYEFPRVCPVCGSHAVRERNEKTGKLDSVTRCTGGFVCRAQAVEHLKHFVSRNAFDIEGLGSKQIDFFFEAEDPSLSIKTAPDIFTLQRRQEASTLTKLENIDGFGKVSVRKLFDAINDRRAVALHRLIYALGIRHVGETTAKLLARSYSSYAAFAEAMVAAGDLTSEAWSDLNTIDGIGEVVARAIVEFFKEERNMDVVSRLLSEVTPIDAEAPVASSSPVAGKTVVFTGSLEKMTRDEAKAMAERLGAKVAGSVSKKTDLLVAGPGAGSKLEKARELGVETTDEDGWFTLIGG
- a CDS encoding DUF47 domain-containing protein, producing the protein MLGWFRKLMPREDKFFELFEAHSRTVVGAADALKALLAGEGDHDANCNRIVALEDQADNITREVMLAVRRSFITPFDRGDIKDLIQSMDDAIDMMHKTVKTIRLFEQKTFDPGMREMGVLVVDAARLIAEAIPLLDRMGPNAQRLSAIAEEITRVEGRSDELHDEGLKDLFKRHGQSNPMAYIIGSEIYGELEKVVDRFEDVANEISGIVIENV
- a CDS encoding GAF domain-containing sensor histidine kinase, with the protein product MRNTDVEMNDTDRDVQLIGRMADVPTILEVVCRTTGMGFAAVARVTDKKWVACSVLDNIHFGLKPGGELQLESTICHEIRQSHQLVVIDHVDEDPHFRTHHTPLTYGFQSYISVPIIRRDGTFFGTLCAIDPAPAKVQNPETIGMFTLFAKLIASNLDSNQDLVEARAHLAEERELSEVREQFIAVLGHDLRNPLAALMAGIRRLSRVGVGDGGQDVLAAMQSSAVRMRDLVDNVMDFARARLGDGLKLETAAKAPLRPVLEHIVDEIRTIYPQREIKTDFQLDQDVHCDHPRISQLLSNLLGNAVTHGDPAIPIEVGGKTTGSELQLWVTNGGAPISKKAMETLFRPFFRGEVRGSQQGLGLGLFIASEIARVHDGRISVISTPDETRFTFTMPL
- the lpxC gene encoding UDP-3-O-acyl-N-acetylglucosamine deacetylase, which translates into the protein MVLGIGQLGFQTTIASAVTLSGTGVHSGSEVSITFHPAEADSGIVFQRMNGETVVSEYKAVSSQVGNTDLCTVLGFSPATFIATIEHVMAAIYSLGLDNLLIEVHGAEMPIMDGSSAPFVEAIEQAGVRALATKRRYIRILKPVRIESGASWSEFLPYEGGMRFEVDIDFDCPLIGRQSWKGDINPSTFKSELSRARTFGFMRDVEKMWAAGRGLGSSLENSVVISDDNTVINVEGLRYAKDEFVRHKTLDAVGDLALAGMPFLGCYRSYRGGHKMNANALKALMSDPSAYEIVESTPSRQRPAVREAIAASAQ
- a CDS encoding outer membrane protein assembly factor BamD produces the protein MVFAGQVDMKKMVRVVYIALTASVTGLLLTSCQNDPDIDITKLTAETDPPEMLYNQGLANLQAGKTTEAARKFDAIDQQHPFSEYARKALVMKAFVAYRNGQSQDAINAATRYLNLYPQSEDAAYAQYIVGLAYSKQIPSVTQDQKPAQNTIDAMQKVIDNYPDSEYVEDAQAKIRFAKDQIAGKEMQVGRYYLERKEYLAAATRFRNVVEKYPTTNQVEEALARLVETYFAMGVVSEAQTAAAVLGHNYPDSQWYADSYKLLQSGGLEPRENNGSWISRAGKRLLGV